CTCCGGCCCGATGGCCGTGGCCGCGCCCAGCAGCTCGGCATAGAGCCGCGCCAGCAGCGCCTCGGTGCCCGGCGCAAGCGGGCGCCCGGCGGCCTGCGCGCGCGGCTCGGGCAGCGCGCCGCGATCCAGCTTGCCGTTGGGGGTGAGCGGCAGCGCCTCCAGCGGCACGATGGCGGCGGGGATCATCGCGGCGGGCAGCCGCGCCGCCAGCGCCGCACCGAGCGCCTCGGTTCCGTCACGCGGCACCACCCAGGCGATCAGCCGTGCGCCGTCAGCGCCCTCGCGCGCCATCACCACCGCCTGGCGCAGCAGCCCGGTATCCAGCAGCGCCGCCTCGACCTCGCCGGTCTCGATGCGAACGCCACGGATCTTCACCTGCCCGTCGGCGCGGCCCTCGAAGGTGATCGTGCCATCCGCCGCCGCGCGCACGATATCGCCGGTGTCGTACATCCGCCCGCCCGGCACGAAGGGATCGGGCAGAAAGCGCTCTGCCGTCAGTTCCGGCTGGCCGAGATAGCCGTCGGCGAGCTGCCGCCCGGTGAGAAACAGCCGCCCGGCCACCCCGTCGGGCACCGGCCTCTGCCACGCGTCGAGCACATAGCAGCCGGTATTCCAGACCGGCCGGCCGATGGGCACGCTGGCGCCCTCCTCCTCACCGCTCGCCTCGTGAAAGGTGACATCGACCGCCGCTTCGGTGGGTCCATAGAGATTGTGCAGCCGGATCCGCATGCGCTCGAGACAGCGCCGCGCCAGCGCCACCGGCAGCGCCTCGCCGCTGGCAAAGACGTGGCGGATGGCGAGGCCCCGCGCCTCCGGCGTGTCGGCGAAGAGCGCCAGCATCGAGGGCACGAAATGCACCGCCGTCACGCCATGCTCGCGGATCAACCCGGCGATGGCACGCGGGTCGCGATGCGCGCCCGGCGGCGCGATGACCAGCGCCGCGCCGGAGATCAGCGGCAGGAAGAATTCCCAGACCGAGACATCGAAAGTGGCAGGCGTCTTTTGCAGGATCCGGTCCCGCGCGCCGATGCCGTATTGCGCCCGCATCCAGAGCAGCCGGTTGACGATGGCCCGATGCGGCACGCTGACCCCCTTGGGTCGCCCGGTCGAGCCGGAGGTGAAGAGCACATAGGCCGGATCTTCGGGCGCCGCGCCATCCGGGGCCGCGCCCTCTGCCGGCCAGTCGTCGGGGGGCAGCACTCGCGCGGCGGGAAAGCCGCGCCCGGCCAGCACCAGCACCGGCGCCGCGCGCTCCAGCATATCGGCACGCCGCGCGCTGGCATCCTCGGGATCGAGCGGCATGAAAGCCGCGCCCGCGCGCAGCACCGCCACCAGCGCCACCAGAAGCTCGGTCGAGCGCGGCAGCGCCACGGCGACCCGCGCGCCCGGCCCGCGCCCAGCGCCCGCAGCCGCGCCGCCAGCGCCGCGCTGCGCCGGTCGAGCGTGGCGTAATCGGTCGTCTCGCCCTCGAAGTGCAGCGCCGTGGCTTCGGGGCTCGCCGCCATCTGCGCCTCGATCAACGCGCTCAGCGTGGTCTCCGGCACCGGGTGGGCGGTGGCGTTGCGCGGCGTCACATGGCTGCGGGTCTCCGCCTCGGTCAGCGTCGGCAGATCGGCGAGCCGCCCGGCATCACAGGCGCGGGTGAGGAATACCGTCAGCCGGTGCAGATGCGCCTCGGCGTCGTCGCGGGAATAAAGCGCCGGGTTGGCATCGACCTGAAGGCGCAGCGGCCCGCGCCCGTCGCCGCGAAACGCAAAGGTGATATCGTCCACCGAGCCGGCGCCGAGGATTTCCAGCCGCGTCTCCAGCCCCGGCATGCGCGGCGTCGGCTCGAAGGGCAGCACGTTGATCAGCGGCCCGTGCAGCCGCCTTGCACCGCCGACGAGCCCCAGCTCCCGACGCAGATGCTCGCCCCGGTAGCGCCCGTGCCGGCGCATCTCGCCGAGGGTCGCGGCGGCGCCTGCCAGCCACTCCGCCAGCGGCGCGGCCTCGTCGACCGGATGCCGGAAGGGCAGCACATTGACCTGGGTCGAGGGCACCGAGCCGACGCCGCCGCCCATGCGGTTCATCAGCGGGATACCGGGCACGCTTTCGCCCTCGGTCAGCCGGGCGCAATAGGCGGCGGTCAGCGCGGTGAGCGCATCGGCCCAGGAGATGCCGGCGCGCTCGGCCAACGCCCGCAGTGCCGCCGGCAGCCCGGGATCGGAGGGGTGCTCGGCCCTCAGAAACCGCTCGGACGCGGCGGCGCGCCCGGGCGCGAGGCTGCCCACCGTGCCCAGCCCGTCGAGCTGCGCATGCCACCAGTCGCGATCCCCGGCCCGGCCCGGCGCGGCGCGATAGGCCGCATCGGCATCGCGCGCCGCCTGCCAGGGCGCCAGCGGGCGCGGCGCCGGGGCGCCTTCGGCGTAATGCGCGTAAAGCGCGGCGATGCGGCGGGTGATCAGCGTATTGGCATAGCCATCGGCGGCGAGGTGGTGAATGCGCTGGCTGAGCGCGTGCCGGGTGTCGTCCAGCCGCCAGAGGGTGAGATCCGCCACCGGCCCGGCGGCCAGATCCATGCGGGTAAAGGCATCCTCGCGGATCGCCGCCTCTGCCTCGGACCGGGACGCGCCCGAGAGGTCGCGGCGGCGCAGCGCGGGCGCCTCCCCCAGCCATTGCACCGGCTGGCCCGCGCGCAGGCCGAAACGCAGGCGCAGGCTTTCCGCCTCTTCGCAGAGATGCGCCACCGCGCGTTCCAGCGCCGGCAGGTCGAGCGCGCCGTCGATCCACAGCACCTGCCCGGTGTTGAAGGTGGCACGGCCCGGCGCCTGGGCCTGGGCGTACCAGATACCCTCCTGCGCCTCGGTGAGAGGCCAGCTCTCGCCGCTCACGCCCGCCTTGTCCGTTCCACCACGGCCCACCACTCGTCCAGCGT
The window above is part of the Salipiger abyssi genome. Proteins encoded here:
- a CDS encoding amino acid adenylation domain-containing protein, with product MALPRSTELLVALVAVLRAGAAFMPLDPEDASARRADMLERAAPVLVLAGRGFPAARVLPPDDWPAEGAAPDGAAPEDPAYVLFTSGSTGRPKGVSVPHRAIVNRLLWMRAQYGIGARDRILQKTPATFDVSVWEFFLPLISGAALVIAPPGAHRDPRAIAGLIREHGVTAVHFVPSMLALFADTPEARGLAIRHVFASGEALPVALARRCLERMRIRLHNLYGPTEAAVDVTFHEASGEEEGASVPIGRPVWNTGCYVLDAWQRPVPDGVAGRLFLTGRQLADGYLGQPELTAERFLPDPFVPGGRMYDTGDIVRAAADGTITFEGRADGQVKIRGVRIETGEVEAALLDTGLLRQAVVMAREGADGARLIAWVVPRDGTEALGAALAARLPAAMIPAAIVPLEALPLTPNGKLDRGALPEPRAQAAGRPLAPGTEALLARLYAELLGAATAIGPETDFFLAGGDSLRAVRLTLRIEEETGRAPGLAAIFETPVLADLARRIAEDAPGDDGLGPVLRLSRGSRPPLFAIHPAGGIGWCYRGLAAALEDRPLIALQSPLLDAAAPDPATLDALARAYAARIAELAPEGPLHLAGWSLGGLIAQAAACHLERQGRVCGMVALLDSYPSECWRNEPEPGPDAALRALLAIAGHDPEAHPELTDRAAILGFLRARGEPLAQLPERALDGVIRSVQQTNRLVRGHREARFGGTLLHVRAARDHAGTALRPELWHPFAARLETLSLPCLHGELLSARLRPALAEGLMRAMARDERASAFTT